The Sinomonas sp. P10A9 genome includes a window with the following:
- a CDS encoding Na+/H+ antiporter, producing MLGLELIVALGAAVVLGSLLAPRLRISQPVVLIACGLALSLIPVFRGVGLPPETVLLLFLPVLLYWESLTTSLREIRRFIRGIMLSATLLVVVTAAAVAAVAHALGVDWGSAWILGAAVAPTDATAVAALGRALPRRQLTTLRAESLVNDGTALVIYGVALSAAAGGGAFSPLLVTADFLYSFLGGAAVGVAVGWAMLEGRKRIDNAMVGNAATLLTPFAAFLGAELIHASAVLAVVACGLYLSQAAPLAISAYTRQQTVAVWSLASFMLNGALFVLVGLQLPVSAAGLWASEGRANGQAIGQILLVGVAVYATILLTRLAVLILSAYVIRAVDRRPYQRQLRTTNRARVMSTTAGFRGAVSLAVALSIPDAGQYPQRDAIVFLTAFVVVASLVVQGLALPRVIRWARIPEDTSVTQELLLAKRTAAEEAFRALPDLARELRIDDDVLERIHAEYDEHLAAMNAGFDDSDDPAIVRTRQYTRLRLALLGHKRATVVRLRDARTIDDTVLRIIQAQLDAEELRLARPQETE from the coding sequence ATGCTCGGTCTGGAACTCATCGTCGCCTTGGGCGCGGCGGTCGTCCTCGGGAGCCTGCTGGCGCCGCGGCTGAGGATCAGCCAGCCGGTGGTCCTGATCGCCTGCGGCCTCGCGCTGAGCCTCATCCCCGTGTTCCGTGGAGTCGGCCTGCCCCCGGAGACCGTCCTGCTGCTGTTCCTCCCGGTGCTCCTGTACTGGGAGAGCCTCACGACGTCGCTGCGCGAGATCCGCCGGTTCATCCGCGGCATCATGCTCTCGGCCACGCTCCTCGTGGTGGTCACGGCGGCCGCCGTCGCCGCCGTCGCGCACGCGCTAGGAGTCGACTGGGGCTCCGCGTGGATCCTCGGCGCGGCGGTGGCCCCGACCGACGCGACCGCCGTCGCCGCCCTCGGCCGCGCACTCCCGCGGCGCCAGCTCACCACGCTGCGCGCGGAGAGCCTCGTCAACGACGGCACAGCGCTCGTCATCTACGGTGTCGCGCTCAGCGCCGCGGCCGGGGGCGGCGCCTTCAGCCCGCTCCTCGTGACCGCCGACTTCCTCTACTCCTTCCTCGGCGGCGCGGCCGTGGGGGTCGCGGTGGGCTGGGCGATGCTCGAGGGCCGCAAGCGGATCGACAACGCGATGGTCGGCAACGCAGCCACGCTCCTGACCCCGTTCGCCGCGTTCCTCGGCGCCGAGCTCATCCACGCCTCGGCGGTCCTGGCCGTCGTTGCGTGCGGCCTGTACCTCTCGCAGGCGGCCCCGCTGGCCATCTCGGCGTACACGCGCCAGCAGACCGTCGCGGTCTGGTCGCTCGCGAGCTTCATGCTCAACGGCGCGCTGTTCGTGCTCGTGGGCCTGCAGCTGCCCGTGTCGGCGGCGGGGCTCTGGGCCTCCGAGGGCCGCGCCAACGGGCAGGCGATCGGGCAGATCCTCCTCGTCGGCGTCGCGGTGTACGCGACGATCCTGCTGACGCGCCTCGCGGTCCTGATCCTCTCCGCCTACGTGATCCGCGCCGTCGACCGCCGCCCGTACCAGCGCCAGCTGCGCACCACGAACCGCGCGAGGGTGATGAGCACGACGGCGGGCTTCCGCGGCGCGGTTTCGCTCGCCGTCGCACTCTCGATCCCCGACGCCGGCCAGTACCCTCAGCGGGACGCGATTGTGTTCCTCACGGCCTTCGTGGTGGTCGCGTCCCTCGTGGTCCAGGGGCTCGCCCTGCCGAGGGTGATCCGGTGGGCGCGGATCCCAGAGGACACGTCAGTGACCCAGGAGCTCCTGCTCGCCAAGCGCACCGCGGCCGAGGAGGCATTCCGTGCGCTGCCGGACCTTGCGCGAGAGCTCCGGATCGACGACGACGTCCTCGAACGCATCCACGCCGAGTACGACGAGCACCTCGCAGCCATGAACGCCGGCTTCGACGACAGTGACGACCCCGCGATCGTCAGGACGCGCCAGTACACGCGGCTGCGTCTGGCGCTCCTGGGCCACAAGCGCGCCACGGTGGTCCGCCTCCGCGACGCCCGCACGATCGACGACACGGTCCTGCGCATCATCCAGGCGCAGCTCGACGCGGAGGAGCTGCGCCTCGCGCGGCCGCAGGAGACGGAGTGA
- a CDS encoding FAD-dependent oxidoreductase, giving the protein MNAPQNPASRRLGSEPLTLGRNGRPQRTLRNRLWSSPMERNYGTTDGRITEQYADYLVTRARAGLAVVTTEATYVRADGKGRTHQLGLHDDAVIPGFRTLTDAIHAEGALVAVEINHGGRTAQSASTGFPNVAPSPVPCEVAGGEMPRALTTQECREVAAGYGEGARRAVEAGFDVISIHGGHGYLIHQFMSARTNGRTDEFGVPEAFPNLVIAAVRAAAPEAIVGMRVSMVEGVPDGLDAAQTLDVVSRLDLDALDFLDLSAGSYEAGEWIVQSGEWKPGVLAEYARAYRRFGLPLGLAGRLNSPEAIESVLAAGDSDFVSLGRAVHADPQFVPAVLGHSVLDRRAYRPCIACNVCIDNLGLGQVTCTVNPAVGRSRVPVPTPRVRGAEASHDGGTAPRDVVPAAAAPHAVVLGAGPAGLTAARELAEAGARVTILDAADRIGGQFGLAARMRPTPDFHRYLDWNRAEIERLGITLSLGAPVDADGPQALAALARDHRADAIVVATGGKRPQPGFPVTGAGSQSAAHDGVLDVRDWLAAHRGILDGTDPAPEAVTIWGADSVAMSAADTLATHGTSVLLVGPEQAIAPESGRRAKILAVPRLEANPGVRIVLDSRIVEAEAPGTLSGRVRVVGAGGEQWLDAPGPLLVSRGVVPLSAAVDLAGREAALSLGAGVPVVLAGTVADPLPPTASNAIKHGYDAAQRLAQYLAAGISPSGPDTRTPTRSLEGALA; this is encoded by the coding sequence ATGAACGCCCCCCAGAATCCGGCCAGCCGTCGCCTCGGCAGCGAGCCACTGACCCTCGGCCGCAACGGCCGCCCGCAGCGCACCCTCCGCAACCGGCTGTGGAGCTCGCCCATGGAGCGCAACTACGGAACCACGGACGGGCGCATCACCGAGCAGTACGCCGACTACCTCGTGACCCGCGCGAGGGCCGGGCTCGCCGTCGTGACCACCGAGGCCACGTATGTGCGCGCCGACGGCAAGGGCCGCACCCACCAGCTCGGCCTGCACGACGACGCCGTGATCCCGGGGTTCCGGACCCTCACCGACGCGATCCATGCGGAAGGCGCACTCGTCGCCGTCGAGATCAACCACGGCGGCCGCACCGCGCAGTCGGCCTCGACCGGGTTCCCGAACGTCGCGCCGTCGCCCGTGCCGTGCGAGGTCGCCGGCGGCGAGATGCCGCGCGCGCTCACCACGCAGGAGTGCCGCGAGGTGGCCGCGGGCTACGGCGAAGGGGCGCGCCGCGCCGTCGAGGCCGGGTTCGATGTCATCAGCATCCATGGGGGCCACGGGTACCTGATCCACCAGTTCATGTCCGCCCGAACCAACGGCCGCACCGACGAGTTCGGCGTCCCCGAGGCCTTCCCGAACCTCGTCATCGCGGCTGTCCGCGCCGCAGCCCCCGAGGCGATCGTGGGCATGCGCGTCTCGATGGTCGAGGGTGTCCCGGATGGACTGGACGCCGCGCAGACGCTCGACGTCGTCTCCCGCCTCGACCTCGACGCCCTCGACTTCCTCGACCTCTCCGCCGGCAGCTACGAGGCCGGCGAGTGGATCGTGCAGTCGGGGGAGTGGAAGCCCGGCGTCCTCGCCGAATACGCGCGCGCCTACCGCCGCTTCGGCCTCCCGCTCGGCCTGGCCGGACGGCTCAACTCTCCGGAGGCGATCGAGTCCGTCCTGGCCGCCGGAGACTCCGACTTCGTCTCCCTCGGCCGCGCGGTCCACGCGGACCCGCAGTTCGTGCCCGCGGTCCTTGGACACAGCGTCCTCGACCGCCGGGCCTACCGGCCGTGCATCGCGTGCAACGTGTGCATCGACAACCTCGGCCTCGGCCAGGTCACGTGCACCGTCAACCCAGCGGTCGGCCGCTCCCGGGTCCCCGTCCCGACGCCGCGTGTGCGCGGCGCCGAGGCGTCGCACGACGGCGGCACCGCACCCCGCGACGTCGTCCCCGCTGCCGCCGCGCCCCACGCGGTCGTCCTGGGTGCCGGGCCCGCAGGCCTGACCGCTGCGCGCGAGCTCGCGGAGGCCGGCGCGCGTGTGACCATCCTCGACGCGGCGGATCGGATCGGCGGGCAGTTCGGGCTCGCCGCGCGCATGCGCCCGACGCCGGACTTCCACCGCTACCTCGACTGGAACCGCGCCGAGATCGAGCGGCTCGGCATCACACTGAGCCTCGGTGCCCCGGTCGATGCCGACGGGCCACAGGCGCTTGCGGCCCTTGCACGCGACCACCGCGCGGATGCGATCGTCGTCGCGACGGGCGGGAAGCGTCCCCAGCCCGGCTTCCCCGTGACCGGCGCTGGTTCTCAGAGCGCGGCGCACGACGGCGTGCTCGACGTCCGCGACTGGCTCGCGGCCCACAGGGGGATCCTCGATGGCACCGATCCCGCGCCCGAGGCCGTGACGATCTGGGGCGCGGACTCCGTCGCGATGTCCGCCGCGGACACCCTCGCGACCCACGGCACGAGCGTTCTCCTCGTCGGGCCGGAGCAGGCCATCGCCCCCGAGTCCGGCCGCCGAGCCAAGATCCTCGCCGTCCCCCGGCTCGAGGCCAACCCGGGCGTGCGGATCGTGCTCGACTCCCGCATCGTCGAGGCCGAGGCGCCCGGCACCCTCTCCGGCCGCGTCCGAGTGGTCGGGGCGGGCGGCGAGCAGTGGCTCGACGCCCCGGGGCCCCTCCTCGTCTCGCGCGGCGTCGTTCCGCTCAGCGCCGCCGTCGACCTCGCGGGCCGCGAGGCCGCCCTGAGCCTGGGCGCTGGCGTTCCCGTGGTGCTCGCGGGGACCGTCGCCGACCCGCTGCCGCCCACGGCGTCGAACGCCATCAAGCACGGGTACGACGCCGCGCAGCGCCTCGCCCAGTACCTTGCCGCCGGCATCTCGCCGTCCGGACCGGACACCCGCACTCCGACCCGCTCCTTGGAAGGAGCCCTCGCATGA
- a CDS encoding FAD-dependent oxidoreductase yields the protein MNAQPTPAAENGTVETDVLVIGSGAGGLAAAVTAAYHGLRVVVVEKADVCGGATAWSGGWAWTPGNPLAKADGVDEDPELFRTYLRHRLGERYDGARIDAFLEAVPHMVGFFEEKTRLQFTPGAKIRDIYGKTPGAGTGHRSVGPAPLDARRLSPRVRKLLRGQLYETSFLGMGIMAGPDLAKILSASQGSLPGLAYSAWRVGRHLLDLAVHRRGMHLVNGTALVGRLLQSADDLGVEVRVSTPAVRLLTADAAAHGGEHDGGRDDGGRVAGAVVRGVRPDGSEVEYEIRAARGVVLAAGGFPNDVERRRELFPKTPTGREHWTLAPKETTGDGITLGESVGALFQTDVESAAAWCPVSLVPYTVGKAPAFGRNGVFPHIMDRAKPGSIGVRRDGKRFVNEANGYYDYVSGLIAATPEGDAVESWQIADSRFVRKYPLGMAKPLPVPLFPYVRNGYLVKGRTLEELAAKCGIDPAGLRETVERFNENARLGVDPEFERGETEFNRYGGDAKVGPNPSLAPIEKGPFYAVKVVPGSFGTFAGLAADGRARVLRADGSAIAGLFVAGNDQANIMGGFYPAGGINLGPALTFGYVAGRELAGAEVYEDSGTVPAGRDHVRSCGAGSVAGTA from the coding sequence ATGAACGCCCAGCCCACACCTGCTGCCGAGAACGGCACGGTCGAGACCGACGTCCTGGTCATCGGCTCCGGAGCCGGCGGTCTCGCCGCGGCGGTGACGGCCGCCTACCACGGGCTGCGCGTCGTCGTCGTCGAGAAGGCCGACGTGTGCGGCGGCGCGACCGCGTGGTCCGGCGGCTGGGCGTGGACTCCCGGGAACCCCCTCGCGAAGGCAGACGGCGTGGACGAGGACCCCGAACTGTTCCGCACCTACCTCCGCCACCGGCTCGGAGAACGGTACGACGGCGCGCGCATCGACGCGTTCCTCGAGGCGGTCCCGCACATGGTCGGCTTCTTCGAGGAGAAGACCCGGCTCCAGTTCACGCCCGGGGCCAAGATCCGGGACATCTACGGCAAGACCCCGGGCGCCGGGACCGGCCACCGCTCCGTGGGCCCCGCGCCCCTCGACGCCAGGCGGCTCTCGCCGCGCGTCCGGAAGCTCCTGCGCGGACAGCTGTACGAGACGTCGTTCCTGGGCATGGGCATCATGGCCGGGCCGGATCTGGCCAAGATCCTCTCCGCATCGCAGGGCAGCCTGCCGGGCCTCGCGTACTCGGCGTGGCGGGTGGGGCGGCACCTGCTCGACCTGGCCGTGCACCGTCGCGGGATGCACCTCGTCAACGGGACTGCGCTCGTGGGACGGCTGCTGCAGAGCGCCGACGACCTCGGCGTCGAGGTGCGCGTGTCGACGCCGGCCGTCCGGCTCCTCACCGCGGACGCGGCTGCTCATGGCGGCGAGCACGACGGCGGGCGGGACGACGGCGGGCGGGTCGCCGGCGCCGTCGTGCGCGGTGTCCGGCCTGACGGATCTGAGGTGGAGTACGAGATCCGCGCCGCGCGCGGCGTCGTTCTTGCGGCGGGCGGGTTCCCGAACGACGTCGAGCGGCGGCGCGAGCTGTTCCCGAAGACGCCCACGGGCCGCGAGCACTGGACGCTCGCCCCGAAGGAGACCACCGGCGACGGCATCACCCTCGGCGAGTCCGTCGGTGCGCTGTTCCAGACGGACGTCGAGTCGGCTGCGGCGTGGTGCCCCGTCTCCCTCGTCCCGTACACGGTCGGGAAGGCCCCTGCGTTCGGGCGGAACGGCGTGTTCCCGCACATCATGGACCGCGCGAAGCCCGGCTCGATCGGGGTACGTCGGGACGGCAAGCGGTTCGTCAACGAGGCCAACGGATACTACGACTATGTCTCCGGGCTCATTGCGGCGACGCCCGAGGGCGATGCGGTCGAATCGTGGCAGATCGCCGACTCGCGGTTCGTGCGCAAGTACCCGCTGGGGATGGCCAAGCCGCTGCCCGTGCCGCTGTTCCCGTACGTTCGCAACGGGTACCTCGTGAAGGGCCGGACGCTCGAGGAACTCGCGGCCAAGTGCGGGATCGACCCGGCCGGGCTGCGCGAGACCGTCGAGCGGTTCAACGAGAACGCCCGCCTCGGCGTGGACCCCGAGTTCGAGCGCGGCGAGACCGAGTTCAACCGCTATGGCGGCGACGCGAAGGTGGGGCCGAACCCGTCACTCGCGCCGATCGAGAAGGGCCCGTTCTACGCGGTCAAGGTGGTCCCGGGGTCCTTCGGGACGTTCGCGGGCCTCGCCGCGGATGGCCGCGCGCGGGTGCTGCGCGCCGATGGGTCCGCGATTGCCGGCCTCTTCGTGGCTGGCAACGACCAGGCCAACATCATGGGCGGCTTCTACCCGGCCGGCGGCATCAACCTCGGGCCGGCGCTCACGTTCGGGTACGTCGCAGGCCGCGAGCTCGCCGGCGCGGAGGTGTACGAGGACAGCGGGACGGTGCCGGCTGGCCGGGATCACGTTCGGTCCTGCGGCGCCGGGTCGGTCGCCGGCACCGCCTGA
- a CDS encoding oxidoreductase produces the protein MTGTPVWFITGCSTGLGRALAEAVLAQGDRAVVTARDAGSVAGLADAHPDAALALSLDVTDAAQVAAAVAAAEERFGQVDVLVNNAGYGYRSAVEEGEDADVARLFATNVFGPVAMMKAVLPGMRARRSGAIVNISSIGARLCPPGSGFYSATKAALEGISGSAQKELAPLGISVTAVEPGGFRTDFAGRSLTQSPAPIEDYAETAGLRRKEHDTYHGTQPGNPARAAQAIIAAVEAEETPAFLLLGQDALAGYRAAAAAQAAEVAAWESVSASTGFDG, from the coding sequence ATGACTGGCACACCCGTCTGGTTCATCACCGGCTGCTCAACCGGCCTCGGCCGCGCGCTCGCCGAGGCAGTCCTCGCGCAGGGAGACCGCGCCGTCGTGACCGCGCGCGACGCCGGCTCGGTTGCCGGCCTCGCCGACGCCCACCCCGACGCCGCCCTCGCCCTCTCCCTCGACGTCACCGATGCGGCACAGGTCGCCGCGGCCGTCGCTGCCGCCGAAGAGCGGTTCGGACAGGTCGACGTGCTCGTCAACAACGCCGGGTACGGGTACCGCTCGGCCGTCGAAGAGGGCGAAGACGCCGATGTCGCCCGCCTGTTCGCGACCAATGTGTTCGGGCCCGTCGCGATGATGAAGGCCGTCCTGCCGGGGATGCGGGCGCGGCGTTCGGGGGCGATCGTGAACATCTCCTCGATCGGTGCGCGCCTGTGCCCTCCCGGCTCGGGGTTCTACTCGGCCACGAAGGCCGCACTCGAGGGAATCTCGGGCTCCGCGCAGAAGGAGCTCGCACCACTGGGGATCTCGGTGACCGCCGTGGAGCCGGGCGGATTCCGCACTGACTTCGCGGGCCGCTCCCTGACCCAGTCCCCGGCGCCGATCGAGGACTACGCCGAAACGGCCGGCCTGCGCCGCAAGGAGCACGACACCTACCACGGGACGCAGCCCGGCAACCCCGCCAGGGCCGCGCAGGCGATCATCGCGGCCGTCGAGGCCGAGGAAACGCCCGCGTTCCTCCTCCTGGGGCAGGACGCGCTCGCCGGATACCGCGCAGCGGCCGCGGCGCAGGCCGCCGAGGTCGCCGCGTGGGAGTCGGTGAGCGCGTCGACGGGATTCGACGGCTGA
- a CDS encoding sugar phosphate isomerase/epimerase family protein, whose translation MTASPQPSVAKREVGLAQLSLLDTAPPDLVLIAAEAGFDFIGARVRPVTRTERKYDLSPGSPMLAETLANVRSTGVRVLDTEFLLIDGTNGAGAPASPDAARGRADGQRDAWLPMLEAARALGAETLTVAAADPDPVRFAETLALLAEDGREFGITPTLEPISYQRINSLASAAAAARAAGARVVVDTLHFRRFGGALEELAAMADLVPMLQLCDAPAARPADREGLIHESRAARLAPGEGGLNLAEIVAALPSGTPVSVEAPSPADVVRLGELGWARHLKRAADRVLEEAHTLIPSSAESNGATR comes from the coding sequence ATGACAGCCTCCCCGCAGCCGTCCGTGGCGAAGCGAGAGGTAGGCCTGGCCCAGCTCTCGCTCCTCGACACGGCGCCGCCTGACCTCGTGCTCATCGCGGCAGAGGCCGGGTTCGACTTCATCGGCGCCCGAGTGCGTCCCGTGACGCGGACCGAGCGCAAGTACGACCTGTCGCCCGGTTCCCCGATGCTCGCCGAAACCCTCGCGAACGTCCGGTCGACCGGGGTCCGCGTCCTCGACACGGAGTTCCTCCTGATCGACGGCACGAACGGCGCCGGCGCGCCCGCATCACCCGATGCCGCGCGCGGCCGGGCCGACGGCCAGCGCGACGCGTGGCTCCCCATGCTCGAGGCAGCGCGCGCCCTCGGCGCAGAGACCCTGACGGTCGCAGCGGCGGACCCGGACCCCGTCCGCTTCGCCGAAACCCTCGCCCTCCTCGCCGAGGACGGTCGCGAGTTCGGCATCACCCCCACGCTCGAGCCCATCTCCTACCAGCGCATCAACTCGCTCGCCTCCGCCGCCGCGGCCGCGCGGGCCGCCGGGGCGAGGGTCGTCGTCGACACGCTGCACTTCCGGCGCTTCGGGGGTGCGCTCGAGGAGCTCGCCGCCATGGCCGATCTCGTGCCCATGCTGCAGCTCTGCGACGCCCCCGCCGCGCGTCCCGCGGACCGCGAGGGCCTCATCCACGAGTCCCGCGCCGCCCGTCTCGCCCCCGGCGAGGGCGGACTCAACCTGGCCGAGATCGTCGCGGCGCTGCCGAGCGGCACCCCGGTGAGCGTCGAGGCGCCGTCTCCCGCCGACGTCGTGCGCCTCGGCGAGCTCGGCTGGGCCCGGCACCTCAAGCGGGCCGCGGACCGTGTCCTTGAGGAAGCCCACACCCTGATCCCGTCTTCCGCAGAATCGAACGGAGCCACCCGATGA
- a CDS encoding aldo/keto reductase, with translation MSESTARTSTVPTVTLNNGVEMPALGFGVFQVPDPGECERSVVAALDTGYRLIDTAAAYLNEDAVGRAVAASGVPREDLFITTKLWVQDAGYEATKAAFAKSLKKLDLDYLDLYLIHQPLGDYYGSWRAMEELYSEGLVRAIGVSNFYPDRLVDLIQHNEVVPAVNQIETHPFFQRTDYQVLMREHGVQIESWGPFAEGRNALFTNPTLTGIGAAHGRSVAQVVLRWLVQRGVVAIPKSVRTERIRENFDVFGFVLSEDEMTRISGLDTGVSAFFDHRDPVQVTRLNEARLPE, from the coding sequence ATGTCTGAATCCACCGCCCGTACGAGCACGGTCCCGACGGTCACACTCAACAACGGCGTGGAGATGCCGGCCCTCGGCTTCGGCGTCTTCCAGGTCCCGGACCCCGGCGAGTGCGAGCGCTCCGTGGTCGCCGCCCTCGACACCGGCTACCGGCTGATCGACACAGCAGCGGCATATCTGAACGAGGACGCCGTGGGCCGCGCGGTTGCCGCAAGCGGGGTCCCCCGGGAGGACCTCTTCATCACGACCAAGCTCTGGGTCCAGGACGCCGGCTACGAGGCGACCAAGGCCGCGTTCGCGAAGTCCCTGAAGAAGCTTGACCTCGATTACCTCGACCTGTACCTCATCCACCAGCCGCTCGGGGACTACTACGGCTCGTGGCGTGCCATGGAGGAGCTGTACAGCGAGGGGCTCGTGCGGGCCATCGGCGTGAGCAACTTCTACCCGGACCGGCTCGTGGACCTCATCCAGCACAACGAGGTGGTCCCGGCCGTCAACCAGATCGAGACGCACCCGTTCTTCCAGCGGACCGACTACCAGGTGCTCATGCGCGAGCACGGAGTCCAGATCGAGTCGTGGGGCCCGTTCGCAGAGGGACGCAACGCGCTCTTCACCAACCCGACGCTCACAGGGATCGGCGCCGCGCACGGCAGGTCAGTGGCGCAGGTGGTGCTTCGCTGGCTCGTGCAGCGCGGGGTCGTGGCGATCCCCAAGTCCGTGCGGACCGAGCGGATCCGCGAGAACTTCGACGTGTTCGGGTTTGTGCTCTCCGAGGATGAGATGACCCGGATCTCGGGCCTCGACACCGGGGTGAGCGCCTTCTTCGACCACCGCGACCCCGTTCAGGTCACGCGGCTGAACGAGGCCCGCCTTCCGGAGTGA